A window of Streptomyces broussonetiae genomic DNA:
CGCGGTCAGCGTGCACGCGGTCTCCGACACAGCCTCATGCCCGCTGAACTGGCGATTGTTCCTGCCCAAGGAATGGGCCGAGGACACCGTCCGGCGACAGCGGACCGGCGTGCCCAAGGACGTCGGGCACCGGGAGAAGTGGCGCCTCGCCCTGGACGCCCTGGATGAACTGGCCACCTGGCAGCTGGTGCCGCCGGTCGTGGTGGCGGACGCCGGCTACGGCCAGAATGCCGACTTCCGCGCCGCCCTGGCCGAGCGGGAGATCCGTTACGTAGTCGGCATCCGCGCCGATCTGACCGTCCAGCCCTGGGACGCGCTGCCCGATGCCCCCGCCTGGTCCGGCAACGGCCGGCGGCCGGTGCCCCGCTACCGGCAGCCACCCGTGCCGGTAGCGGAATTGGCCGCGGCCGCCGGACCGGAAGCCCTCAGCGAGGTGACCTGGCGGGAAGGCTCCCGCGGCCCGATGACCTCCCGCTTCCTCACGGTGCACGTCCGGCCGGCCGGGGTGCGCCCGCGACGGCTGGCCCAGCAGGCCGCAGTGGCCCAGCACGGCCGGTGGGACGGCGTCCTGCCCGAGGTGCAGCTGCTGGCCGAATGGCCCGACGGCGAGGACCAACCGACCCGCTTCTGGCTGTCCGACCTGCCCGATGACACACCGGTCCCGGAGCTGGTCCGCCTGGCGAAGATCCGCTGGCGCATCGAGCACGACTACCGTGAACTCAAGCACGGCCTGGGCCTGGACCACTTCGAAGGCCGCTCCTGGAACGGCTGGCACCACCACGCCACTCTGGTCACCGCCGCCCACGCCTTCCTCACCGAACAGCGACTGACCCCAAAAGCCGACACAGCGGACTCACCCTCTACCAGATCCTCGACGCCC
This region includes:
- a CDS encoding IS701 family transposase; amino-acid sequence: MDAHEVNRVRAELAIFVADVFSSVPRKDQRAKGDCYLRGLMMDGRRKSIQAMASRLPDGNEQNLQQFVNQSTWDPVPVRRRIAERLVPQIGPDAWAIDDVSFPKDGRMSVGVAPQYCGALGKQANCQVAVSVHAVSDTASCPLNWRLFLPKEWAEDTVRRQRTGVPKDVGHREKWRLALDALDELATWQLVPPVVVADAGYGQNADFRAALAEREIRYVVGIRADLTVQPWDALPDAPAWSGNGRRPVPRYRQPPVPVAELAAAAGPEALSEVTWREGSRGPMTSRFLTVHVRPAGVRPRRLAQQAAVAQHGRWDGVLPEVQLLAEWPDGEDQPTRFWLSDLPDDTPVPELVRLAKIRWRIEHDYRELKHGLGLDHFEGRSWNGWHHHATLVTAAHAFLTEQRLTPKADTADSPSTRSSTPSRTC